Genomic DNA from Aminobacterium mobile DSM 12262:
TCGTCGAGAAAGTAAGGGGGATAAGATCCTGTTTGACGAAACCAGTATATTCGATCAATGGTAAGGCCATGTATGCGTTCGGTAGCAGGGTCAGGTTTTTCGGTCGGGTAATAGAATCGATTGAAGAAGTCCAGTATTTGCCCCCTATCATCAAAAATGATAGACGATGTGGAAACTACCGAGCTTCCCTTCATTCCATTTGTTTCAAGGTCGAACACGGCAAAGTTCATAGGCAACGCTCCTTTGAAAGGGTAGTTGTAAATTTTACCATTTCTTTTACCTTATAGTAAGAGATGCCATATTTAAGAAAATGAAATCTCGAATGAGATGATAGAATTACTTTGATTCAACTATCTATCAGGGGGTTTACGAAATTCTATGGCAGATATTTTTACTTTAGAGCAGCGTGTAGATAAGTGTCGCCTCTGTTCTTTATGGGAAGAGCGTCATCGCATAGTAGTAGGAGAAGGTTCCCCTTGTAGTAAGGCTATGCTGGTAGGGGAAGCGCCAGGAGCCAGGGAGGATGAGATGGGGCGACCTTTTGTGGGCAGGTCTGGAAAATTTCTTAGTGAACTCATGAAAGAGGCAGGGGTATCTCGGGATTCTTTCTATATTACTAATATGGTTAAGTGTCGGCCCCCAGAGAATAGGAAACCTAAGGAATGTGAAATAGAAGCATGCCGAGCTTTTCTGGAAGAGCAGATTCTTTTTTTTGCTCCTGATCTTATCCTTACGGTGGGGAATACACCAACCCAGTGGTTCCTTAATACAAAAAAAGGAATGACTGCTCTTCGTGGTCAATTCTATCCATGGAAATTTCAGGGACGATCTCTCTTGATCCGCCCTCTCTTCCATCCCAGCTATCTTTTAAGGAATCGATCCAGAGAGGAAGGACATCCTCTTGCCCAAACTCTTTTAGATTTGCAGGAAGTAAAAAAGTTCTTTGAAAAGTAGCCTCTTTTTTGCTTTATGAAAGGTTGTAAGCTGGAAAATTTTATGAAAAGGAGCTGATAGGCGAAACACTCCCAAATGTCCTGTCAGCTCCTTTTTTTGCTTTATTTATTCTCGATAACGATACGTCCTTCTTCTTGAAAGGTTACACCACCCATATGGCGAATGTATTGAGCTAAACTTTCTACATCCCCAAGGTGGGTATCATAGGCTGTTGGGGCGGCCATTTTAAACACGTAATATTTATCTCCTCCAAGTCCGACCCAGTCGTTTGTAGTGATAGTATAGATAGAAGCACTTTCCAAGGGAGACCAGGTCCCATCAGAGTTCTCTACCTGTACATCCACTACTCGTTCTCCTACAGAAATGCGTTCTCCATCGTTATTTATAATAGCTGGTTTGCGACTTA
This window encodes:
- a CDS encoding uracil-DNA glycosylase; this translates as MADIFTLEQRVDKCRLCSLWEERHRIVVGEGSPCSKAMLVGEAPGAREDEMGRPFVGRSGKFLSELMKEAGVSRDSFYITNMVKCRPPENRKPKECEIEACRAFLEEQILFFAPDLILTVGNTPTQWFLNTKKGMTALRGQFYPWKFQGRSLLIRPLFHPSYLLRNRSREEGHPLAQTLLDLQEVKKFFEK